One stretch of Candidatus Eisenbacteria bacterium DNA includes these proteins:
- a CDS encoding SURF1 family protein, with amino-acid sequence MRRGNVVLALAILVAAAICVRLGIWQLSRYQQKQRLNAERAARLAEPPVLWDGTASMSDLSGRRIALHGRYDSTRHVLLAYREHDGTTGVEVVTPLVPNGGRPVLVNRGWLPADDGVSARPQDFSEPGEVEVVGVAEPFVHGRFGVRRLESDSVTLFSTRGLDADSVAARLGPVAPFVVRQTPGEGVPSRPRRSAPPEFDTGMHLAYAIQWFVIGAVVLGGGWVLLRLRSRSSARSAA; translated from the coding sequence GTGCGCCGGGGAAACGTGGTTCTCGCGCTGGCCATTCTCGTGGCCGCGGCGATCTGCGTCCGTCTCGGCATCTGGCAGCTGTCGCGCTACCAGCAGAAGCAGCGTCTCAATGCCGAGCGCGCCGCACGGCTCGCGGAGCCTCCGGTGCTCTGGGATGGAACGGCTTCGATGTCCGATCTCTCGGGGCGCCGCATCGCGCTCCACGGCCGGTACGACTCCACGCGACACGTGCTGCTGGCGTATCGCGAGCATGACGGCACGACGGGAGTCGAGGTGGTGACCCCGCTGGTTCCGAATGGAGGCCGGCCCGTGCTGGTCAATCGCGGATGGCTGCCGGCGGACGATGGGGTGAGCGCGAGGCCTCAGGACTTCTCCGAGCCGGGGGAGGTCGAAGTCGTCGGCGTCGCCGAACCCTTCGTTCACGGCCGCTTCGGAGTGCGCCGGCTCGAGAGCGACTCGGTGACTCTCTTTTCCACCCGGGGGCTCGATGCCGACAGCGTGGCCGCGCGGCTCGGCCCGGTCGCGCCATTCGTGGTGAGACAGACTCCGGGTGAAGGCGTCCCCTCGAGGCCGCGGCGCAGCGCGCCGCCTGAGTTCGATACCGGGATGCACCTGGCCTACGCCATTCAGTGGTTCGTCATTGGCGCGGTCGTGCTCGGTGGGGGATGGGTGCTGTTGCGCTTGCGCTCGCGATCGAGCGCGCGGAGCGCCGCATGA
- a CDS encoding DUF885 domain-containing protein, whose product MSKHVRAFALALLAVSMTGTAHAAPAQDLAKLCDDYWQGHLRANPVAATSIGDDRYDDQLSDITPAGIERDEARLESVLARARAIDPKALNAADQLTRAALIEEIEDELAASSCRMEQWVVDPLGGPQVDIMNLPDYTALNTPAQGDKFVKRCRRMGRYFDDHIANLRLGLGQGKVASRSAVEKTIDQIDKLVSGPVESLALLAPARAAHPKWPAEQKQRFARELRAAVTDTVVPALVRYRDFLKRDVLPVARAPEKAGLAALPGGVECYRKMIRVHTSLDMTPEELHQLGLQQVAKFRQDLSALGSKTLGTSDVREIENKLRTDPEMHFSTAEEVESKARETLARAQAAMPKWFGAVKPKTACNVKVMGMHEAPYSTIAYYRQPSADGKRPGQYMINTYMPETRPRYEAEALAFHESVPGHHLQIAVAQELTRVPEFRKHQGVTAFVEGWGLYSERLADEMGLYSSDVDRLGMLSYDAWRSCRLVVDTGLHAMGWSRQQAIDYMKENSCLAENNIANEVDRYITWPGQALAYKVGQLEILRLRDEAKQKLGARFDIKAFHDVVLGNGAIALPVLREQVENYIKQAAGSQ is encoded by the coding sequence ATGTCGAAGCACGTTCGCGCGTTCGCGCTCGCCCTCCTGGCGGTTTCGATGACCGGCACCGCCCATGCCGCACCCGCGCAGGACCTCGCAAAACTGTGTGACGACTACTGGCAGGGACACCTCCGCGCCAACCCGGTGGCCGCGACCTCGATCGGAGACGACCGCTACGACGACCAGCTGAGCGACATCACCCCCGCGGGGATCGAGCGGGACGAAGCGCGTCTCGAGTCGGTCCTCGCCCGCGCACGCGCCATCGATCCCAAGGCTCTCAACGCCGCGGACCAGCTGACGCGCGCGGCGCTGATCGAGGAGATCGAGGACGAGCTCGCGGCTTCCTCGTGCCGCATGGAGCAATGGGTCGTGGATCCGCTCGGCGGGCCGCAGGTGGATATCATGAACCTGCCCGATTACACCGCGCTCAACACGCCGGCCCAGGGCGACAAATTCGTGAAGCGTTGCCGGCGCATGGGCCGCTACTTCGACGACCACATCGCGAACCTGCGTCTCGGCCTCGGTCAGGGCAAGGTCGCGAGCCGGAGCGCGGTGGAGAAGACGATCGATCAGATCGACAAACTGGTCTCCGGGCCGGTCGAAAGCCTGGCGCTGCTCGCCCCGGCCCGCGCGGCGCATCCCAAGTGGCCGGCGGAGCAGAAGCAGCGTTTCGCCCGCGAGCTGCGCGCCGCGGTGACCGACACCGTCGTGCCCGCTCTCGTCCGCTACCGCGACTTCCTGAAGCGCGACGTGCTGCCGGTCGCCCGCGCGCCGGAGAAAGCCGGATTGGCGGCGCTGCCCGGCGGCGTGGAGTGCTACCGCAAGATGATCCGAGTGCACACCTCGCTCGACATGACTCCGGAAGAGCTGCATCAGCTCGGGCTCCAGCAGGTGGCGAAGTTCCGTCAGGATCTCAGTGCGCTCGGCTCCAAGACGCTCGGGACCTCAGACGTGCGCGAGATCGAGAACAAGCTGCGCACCGATCCGGAGATGCACTTCTCGACCGCCGAGGAGGTGGAGAGCAAGGCCCGGGAGACGCTGGCGAGAGCGCAGGCGGCGATGCCCAAGTGGTTCGGAGCCGTGAAGCCCAAGACGGCCTGCAACGTGAAAGTGATGGGCATGCACGAAGCGCCGTATTCGACCATCGCCTATTACCGCCAGCCCTCGGCCGACGGCAAGCGCCCCGGGCAGTACATGATCAACACCTACATGCCCGAGACGCGGCCACGATACGAAGCCGAAGCGCTCGCGTTCCACGAATCCGTCCCGGGCCATCACCTGCAGATCGCGGTGGCTCAGGAGCTGACCCGCGTGCCCGAGTTCCGCAAGCATCAGGGCGTGACCGCGTTCGTCGAAGGCTGGGGACTCTATTCGGAGCGTCTGGCCGACGAGATGGGCCTCTATTCGAGCGACGTGGACCGGCTCGGCATGTTGTCGTACGACGCATGGCGCTCGTGCCGCCTGGTGGTGGACACCGGGCTTCACGCGATGGGCTGGTCCCGGCAGCAGGCGATCGACTACATGAAGGAGAACAGCTGCCTGGCCGAGAACAACATCGCGAACGAGGTCGATCGCTACATCACCTGGCCCGGGCAGGCGCTCGCGTACAAGGTCGGCCAGCTCGAGATCCTCAGGCTGCGTGACGAGGCGAAGCAGAAGCTCGGCGCTCGCTTCGACATCAAGGCCTTCCACGACGTCGTGCTGGGAAACGGCGCGATCGCCCTGCCGGTGTTGCGCGAGCAGGTGGAGAACTACATCAAGCAGGCGGCGGGCTCCCAGTAG
- a CDS encoding CDGSH iron-sulfur domain-containing protein: MAATRITVMNNGSLRVEGDFEIADQEGRVFGLAGRTRVSLCRCGQSQTKPFCDSAHKTCGFDSIVVARELPPPAPKPAS, from the coding sequence ATGGCGGCCACTCGGATCACCGTGATGAACAACGGCTCGCTGCGGGTCGAAGGCGATTTCGAGATCGCCGACCAGGAGGGCCGCGTCTTCGGCCTCGCCGGCCGCACGCGAGTCAGCCTGTGCCGATGCGGCCAGTCGCAGACCAAGCCATTCTGCGACAGCGCGCACAAGACCTGCGGCTTCGACTCGATCGTGGTCGCTCGCGAGCTTCCACCGCCGGCTCCGAAACCGGCCTCCTGA